The following coding sequences lie in one Apium graveolens cultivar Ventura chromosome 1, ASM990537v1, whole genome shotgun sequence genomic window:
- the LOC141669770 gene encoding SWR1 complex subunit 2, with product MEMDKAEQPIFLDRASRKTRGKRLTKLVDDEIEEDEQFWNQDALKEEAEDTNYQEEGEAADVFDSDFNEDESEQDEAAENEPDDRVRTRKRLVYPGHPPSKKKQKKKVISALQRDPSNEQTHGRSTDFKPEEINDDLEVERSVRKSTRTSVIVRQAERDAIRAAVQATMKPIKRKKEGEEKRMTQEEMLLEAAQTEIMNLRNLERVLAREEEVKKRAVVHKAVYSGPQIRYLSKEGCSYLEFRNGASFRSEVPATSVPYSQKAVCVVTGLTAKYRDPKTGLPYATKEAFKIIRERASRDSNNLGQRNGEGDLCDLLSNQGFSRQRKRSVIPNSKDTSSFRLVARFRRFSTPDSQDSE from the exons ATGGAGATGGATAAAGCTGAGCAGCCGATTTTTCTCGACCGTGCGTCTCGAAAAACTAGAGGGAAAAG ATTAACTAAGTTGGTTGATGATGAGATAGAAGAAGATGAACAGTTCTGGAATCAGGATGCTCTCAAAGAG GAAGCAGAAGACACAAACTATCAAGAAGAAGGAGAAGCTGCAGATGTCTTTGACAGTGACTTTAATGAAGAT GAATCTGAGCAAGATGAAGCAGCAGAAAATGAACCAGATGATAG GGTGCGGACAAGAAAGCGATTGGTATATCCCGGACATCCACCGTCCAagaagaaacagaaaaagaaagttATTTCTGCTCTACAAAGAGATCCCAGCAATGAACAAACGCATGGCCGATCTACTGATTTTAAACCTGAAGAAATAAATGACGACTTAGAAGTCGAGAGAAGTGTTAGAAAATCTACAAGAACTTCAGTCATTGTCAGGCAAGCTGAAAGGGATGCAATTCGCGCAGCAGTACAAGCAACTATGAAG CCAATAAAGAGGAAAAAGGAAGGCGAGGAAAAGAGGATGACCCAAGAAGAGATGCTTCTGGAAGCTGCTCAGACAG AAATCATGAACTTGAGGAATTTGGAACGCGTATTAGCAAGGGAAGAAGAAGTAAAAAAAAGAGCAGTTGTGCATAAAGCAGTTTACAGTGGTCCTCAGATACGATATCTTTCCAAAGAGG GTTGCTCATATCTAGAATTCAGAAATGGAGCGTCCTTTCGATCAGAAGTTCCTGCAACATCCGTCCCTT ATTCACAGAAGGCTGTCTGTGTAGTTACTGGACTAACTGCAAA GTACCGTGATCCAAAAACAGGGTTACCTTATGCAACAAAAGAAGCCTTTAAGATAATTCGTGAAAG GGCTTCACGTGACAGTAACAACCTTGGGCAGAGAAATGGCGAAGGGGACCTTTGTGACTTACTGTCTAACCAAGGATTCTCAAGACAACGAAAGAGATCAGTGATTCCAAATAGCAAGGACACATCAAGCTTTCGGTTGGTGGCTCGTTTCCGTAGATTTTCTACTCCAGATAGCCAAGATTCAGAGTAG
- the LOC141669796 gene encoding uncharacterized protein LOC141669796, with protein MEKETKKEAFRKYLESSGVVDSLTKVLVALYEQNEKPSSAIEFIQQKIGGPSVSEYEKLQAEMSDLQIKYTELLAAHQEKCRELEAIKGSITMSSNKETNDMEVLEHNDLNGLHK; from the exons ATG GAAAAAGAAACAAAGAAGGAAGCTTTTAGGAAGTATTTGGAGTCTAGTGGAGTTGTTGATTCTTTGACAAAAG TTCTTGTGGCACTATATGAGCAGAATGAAAAACCTTCATCGGCCATTGA GTTCATCCAGCAAAAAATAGGCGGTCCAAGCGTATCTGAGTATGAAAAGCTACAAGCTGAAATGTCCGATTTGCAAATTAAGTATACAGAGCTTTTGGCAGCACACCAAGAAAAGTGCAGGGAG CTTGAGGCAATCAAAGGCTCTATAACCATGTCATCAAACAAGGAGACAAATGATATGGAGGTTCTGGAGCATAACGATTTGAACGGATTGCACAAATAA